DNA from Desmodus rotundus isolate HL8 chromosome X, HLdesRot8A.1, whole genome shotgun sequence:
TCAAAAAAGAAGGGCGGGCTCTGAGCAGCACAATGAGGTTTGGCAGGAACAAGTGCCTTACCAAAggcaatgaaaagggaaccaagaaGAAAGGGGTAGATCCAATTTCTAAGAAAGATTGGTGTCATGTGAACGTACCAGCTATGTTCAATataagaaatattggaaaaacactagtcacaagaactcaaggaaccaaAATTGCTCCTGATGGCTTCAAAGGTCATGTTTTTGAAGTGAGCTTTGCTGATCTGCAGAATGATGATATTTAGAAAATCTAAGCTAATTACTGAGGATGTTAAGAGCAAAAACTGCTTTACTAAGTTCCAAGGCATGGATCATACCCTGTGACAAAATGTACTCGATGGTA
Protein-coding regions in this window:
- the LOC112322365 gene encoding small ribosomal subunit protein eS1-like, translating into MRFGRNKCLTKGNEKGTKKKGVDPISKKDWCHVNVPAMFNIRNIGKTLVTRTQGTKIAPDGFKGHVFEVSFADLQNDDI